Proteins from a single region of Natrinema salifodinae:
- a CDS encoding TIGR04024 family LLM class F420-dependent oxidoreductase, whose product MTDRDVHLPVAAQPTVDSIVDYTRRAEAGGYDCAWLPETWGRDAVTVLTAMAERTDSIDIGSSILNAYSRSPALLGQTAATLQEVSEGRFRLGLGPSGPVVIENWHGMEYGNPLKRTRETVEIVRRVLAGEPVEYDGDYFDLSGFRLRCEPPESTPPIEVTGMGPKAVELAGRFADGWHGIMLTPEGMEDRIADIERGAELGDRDPDDVQVTAGVTCCALDDRERARELARQHVAFYVGGMGTFYRDALVRQGYDEAAEIHDAWQAGDRERALELLDDDILDDLCAAGDPETARERVERYEAVDGIDAVAVSFPRGADEDEIRATMDAVAPDA is encoded by the coding sequence ATGACTGACAGAGATGTCCACCTCCCGGTAGCCGCTCAGCCGACCGTCGACTCGATCGTCGACTACACGCGGCGGGCGGAGGCCGGCGGCTACGACTGCGCCTGGCTCCCCGAGACGTGGGGTCGGGACGCCGTCACCGTGCTGACGGCGATGGCCGAGCGCACCGACTCGATCGATATCGGGTCGAGCATCCTCAACGCCTACTCGCGGTCGCCGGCGCTGCTGGGCCAGACGGCGGCAACGCTCCAGGAGGTCTCCGAAGGCCGGTTCCGGCTCGGACTCGGCCCGAGCGGTCCCGTCGTGATCGAGAACTGGCACGGGATGGAGTACGGCAACCCGCTCAAGCGGACCCGCGAGACCGTCGAGATCGTCCGGCGGGTGCTCGCGGGTGAGCCCGTCGAGTACGACGGCGACTACTTCGATCTCTCGGGCTTTCGCCTGCGCTGCGAGCCGCCCGAGTCGACCCCGCCGATCGAGGTCACGGGCATGGGGCCCAAAGCGGTCGAACTCGCGGGCCGGTTCGCCGACGGCTGGCACGGCATCATGCTCACCCCCGAGGGGATGGAAGACCGCATCGCAGACATCGAACGCGGCGCCGAGTTGGGCGACCGCGACCCCGACGATGTGCAGGTCACCGCCGGCGTCACCTGCTGTGCCTTGGACGACCGCGAGCGGGCCCGCGAACTCGCCCGCCAGCACGTCGCCTTCTACGTCGGCGGGATGGGCACCTTCTACCGCGACGCCTTGGTCCGCCAGGGCTACGACGAGGCCGCCGAGATCCACGACGCCTGGCAAGCGGGCGACCGCGAGCGCGCCCTCGAGTTGCTGGACGACGACATCCTCGACGACCTCTGTGCTGCGGGCGACCCCGAAACCGCCCGCGAGCGCGTCGAGCGCTACGAGGCGGTCGACGGGATCGACGCCGTCGCGGTGAGCTTCCCGCGGGGCGCCGACGAGGACGAGATCCGGGCGACGATGGACGCGGTGGCGCCCGACGCCTGA
- a CDS encoding AIR synthase family protein translates to MPGKVSPDDLLAHVFDRTGAAANDETVLQGPADGEDAAAIAWPDGEGTLVVSSDPISLAASRVGTLGVAVACNDVAVSGADPRWLTAVVLLPSGSDEGILDQISTDLDAAAREVDASIVGGHSEYVDQLERPLVSLTAMGATERFVPTGGAEPGDRVLLTKAAGVEGTAILAADFGDDLDVDAEIRERAEGFLDEISVVPDARAAREYATAMHDPTEGGVAAGLLEIARASDVRVEVGRDAVPIREETAALCEAADVDPLRIFGSGGLLATVPEDAADDCLAALEDANIEAAEIGTVQSLDGDGDEPELVLGGESITEPIEDDLYPLWEAADADD, encoded by the coding sequence ATGCCCGGCAAGGTGAGTCCGGACGATCTGCTCGCGCACGTGTTCGATCGGACGGGGGCCGCCGCGAACGACGAGACGGTGCTCCAGGGACCCGCGGACGGCGAGGACGCCGCCGCGATCGCCTGGCCCGACGGCGAGGGGACGCTCGTCGTCAGCTCCGATCCGATCTCGCTGGCCGCCTCGCGGGTCGGGACCCTCGGCGTGGCCGTCGCCTGCAACGACGTCGCCGTCTCCGGGGCCGACCCGCGCTGGCTGACGGCCGTCGTCTTGCTTCCGAGCGGGAGCGACGAGGGGATCCTCGATCAGATCTCGACGGATCTGGATGCGGCCGCCCGCGAGGTCGACGCGTCGATCGTCGGCGGCCACTCGGAGTACGTCGACCAACTCGAGCGGCCGCTGGTCTCCCTGACCGCGATGGGCGCGACCGAGCGGTTCGTCCCGACCGGCGGCGCGGAACCAGGCGACCGAGTCCTGCTCACCAAGGCCGCGGGCGTCGAGGGGACGGCCATCCTGGCGGCCGACTTCGGCGACGACCTCGACGTCGACGCCGAGATCCGTGAGCGCGCCGAGGGATTTCTCGACGAGATCAGCGTGGTGCCGGACGCCCGCGCAGCCCGCGAGTACGCGACCGCGATGCACGATCCCACGGAGGGCGGCGTCGCGGCCGGACTCCTCGAAATCGCCCGCGCCTCGGACGTCCGAGTGGAGGTCGGCCGCGACGCCGTGCCGATCCGCGAGGAAACCGCGGCGCTGTGCGAGGCGGCCGACGTCGATCCGCTCCGGATCTTCGGCTCGGGTGGGCTGCTCGCGACGGTCCCTGAAGACGCAGCGGACGACTGCCTCGCGGCGCTCGAGGACGCGAACATCGAGGCCGCCGAAATCGGCACCGTTCAGTCCCTCGACGGGGACGGGGACGAACCCGAACTCGTCCTCGGCGGGGAGTCGATCACCGAACCGATCGAGGACGACCTCTATCCGCTGTGGGAAGCGGCCGACGCGGACGACTGA
- a CDS encoding ion channel has protein sequence MLDSLHPRRPGGRVAVWIVAAIALASIATGVGAILTQPVLDPGGLLGDLQAAAEFSGTVVGFALLVTAWGMRRGYRLAYVTAVGLVTLAAAHGIVQFRTLSVPLVVLSLGGLLVLVATSERFTRSSSLDATQIGALLAIVGVFCYGTAGAYALRSGFDGVESVVDAVYFTVVTASTVGYGDVHATTETARLFAVSLVVLGPATIAATLGSLVGPALETHLERTGERTTAHLGRDAEAVESEFERGIRIVALGFDETIAHVVAALSKRASVVVVVMGEDDPVRLPDGVTAVVGEPTAEQTLERAGIETCDAVLVGTEGFDAAAAITAARSLTDARIVTVAGSDSTVAGGGSESESDESLEQEGADVVVVDPEAVLVDATVGALVGDRDPANQSSASAASHSG, from the coding sequence CGCTCGCGTCGATCGCAACCGGCGTCGGTGCCATCCTCACGCAGCCGGTCCTCGACCCCGGTGGCCTGCTCGGGGACCTCCAGGCGGCGGCGGAGTTCAGCGGGACGGTCGTCGGCTTCGCCCTGCTCGTCACCGCGTGGGGAATGCGCCGAGGCTACCGCCTGGCTTACGTCACCGCCGTGGGCCTGGTCACCCTCGCCGCGGCCCACGGCATCGTTCAGTTCCGGACGCTGTCGGTTCCGCTCGTCGTCCTCTCGCTCGGCGGCCTCCTCGTTCTCGTGGCCACGAGCGAGCGGTTCACTCGGTCGAGTTCTCTCGACGCGACCCAGATCGGCGCGCTCCTGGCTATCGTCGGCGTGTTCTGCTACGGGACGGCGGGGGCCTACGCGCTCAGGAGCGGCTTCGACGGCGTCGAGTCCGTCGTCGACGCGGTCTACTTCACCGTCGTGACCGCGAGCACGGTCGGCTACGGCGACGTCCACGCGACCACCGAGACGGCGCGACTGTTCGCCGTCTCGCTGGTCGTCCTCGGTCCGGCAACCATCGCCGCGACCCTCGGCAGCCTGGTCGGCCCCGCGCTCGAGACGCACCTCGAACGGACCGGGGAACGGACGACCGCGCATCTGGGACGCGACGCCGAGGCGGTCGAGTCGGAATTCGAACGCGGGATTCGGATCGTCGCGCTCGGTTTCGACGAGACGATTGCTCACGTCGTCGCGGCGCTCTCGAAGCGGGCGTCGGTCGTCGTCGTCGTGATGGGCGAGGACGATCCCGTGCGACTCCCCGACGGCGTCACCGCCGTCGTCGGCGAGCCCACCGCCGAACAAACCCTCGAGCGGGCCGGCATCGAGACCTGCGACGCGGTTCTCGTCGGAACCGAGGGATTCGACGCCGCCGCAGCGATCACCGCGGCGCGGTCGCTCACCGACGCCCGAATCGTCACCGTCGCGGGGAGCGACTCGACGGTCGCCGGCGGTGGGTCAGAGTCCGAATCCGACGAATCGCTCGAGCAAGAGGGGGCGGACGTCGTCGTCGTCGATCCGGAGGCCGTCTTGGTCGACGCGACGGTCGGCGCGCTGGTGGGTGACCGCGACCCCGCGAATCAGTCGTCCGCGTCGGCCGCTTCCCACAGCGGATAG